The sequence GCGACGCTTTCCGATCCCGGCGAGGCGCTCTTCGCCCTGCCCGCGATCGCGGCGCTGCCGGCGGTGAACCTCGAACCGATCGTTCCGCCCCCGGCTCGATCGGTCGACCGCGAAGGCGAACCGTTCGGCGTCCTCGCCCATCCGGGTGCGACGCGACGCATCGACGAGGCGTTCTTCGAACAGGGCATCTTCGTTCTGGCGCCGGCCGAGCCGGCGCCCGTCGAGCCCGTTGTGGCCGCGCCGCTCGACTGGGAATCGGCCTCCTGGCCGACAGGCTCCGCCCAGCTGGATTCGATCGATTCAATGGCGCCAGCGACTGCCCTCGCTCCGCTCGCCGCGGTCCCTGCGCTGAGCGAGCCCGAGGCGCTCCCCGCGGCGCCCGAGCCGATCGCCGAGCCGGTCTTCGAAGCCGCGCCCGAGCTTGTGCTCGAGCCCGAACCGGCTCCGATGCCTGCGATGCCTCCGATCGCTCCGATCGACCTGGCGTCGCCGCCCGAGACGCCGCAAACGGCCAGCTCCACGCTGGGCGAGCTCTATCTCTCGCAAGGGCATCTGGACGAGGCGGAGGAGAGTTTTCTGTCGGTTCTCGAGGCCCGACCCGGGGACAGCGCGGCTCTCGCTGGTCTCGAGTCCGTCCGGCAGCAGCGCGGCGACGAATCCGGTGCCTTCGCCGAAGAGGTGGCGAACACCGAAGAGTCCAATGTCATCGTCGGCGGCTTGACGGCGCGCAAGGCGGCGCTGCTCAGGGACTTCCTGGCGCGAATCCGGCGGGGAGCCGAGCGCCATGTTTCTTGAGCACCTGGGCACGATCAGCGGCAGGATCGAGGGCGCCATCGCGCTCTCTCTCGTCGATCGCGACGGCATGCCGGTGGAATCGGTCAGCGCCAGCCCCGAGCTCGACCTCGAGGCGATCGCAGCCGAGCTGATCTCGCAGGTGCGGGCGATCTCGCAGCAGCAGCAGGAGCTGTCGGTAGGCGAAGTTCAGCAGTTCACCGTGGTAGCCGAGAGAATGACCTTTCTGGTGAGCGCGGTCGCGGGCGGATACTACCTGCTGCTCGCGCTCGCTCCGACCGGAAGCGTCGGACGCGCCCGCTTCGAGCTCAGGCGCGCATCGTTGGTGCTCGAAGAGGAGCTTTCCTGAGTTCAACATGCTGACCTACGACCAGATCAAAGAGCTGATTCAGATCGTTTCGGAGCGCCACCTGCACGAGCTCGAGATCGAGCGCAGTGGCTTCCGGTTGAAGATCACCGGTGCGGCACCCGCTGGCGCGCCGGTCGAGTATCGCGTCACGGCGGCGCCGGCCGCGCCGTTGGCGATGGCGTATGCGCCGCCCGGCGGCGTGGAGGCGCCCGGCGCCGCCGGACCGGGCTCCGCCCCGACGGCGGCCGCCGAGGCCGCGCCGCATCTCATTGCCTCGCCGATCGTGGGGACGTTCTACAGCTCACCCAGCCCCACCGCGGATCCGTTCGTGCGGGTCGGCGACCGGGTTCGCAAGGGCCAGGTGTTGTGCATCGTCGAGGCGATGAAGCTGATGAACGAGATCGAGTGCGATGTCGACGGCATCGTCGTCGACATCCACCCGCGGAATGCGCAACCGGTGGAGTTCGGCGAGCCCTTGTTCGGAATCCGGCTCGAGTAGCCTTTCCCGATGTTCAAGAAGATCCTCATCGCCAATCGCGGCGAGATCGCGCTGCGAGTCATCCAGGCTTGCCGCGAGCTCGGCATCCCGACCGTGGCCGTCTATTCGACGGCGGACCGCGAGAGCCTGCACGTGACCTACGCCGACGAGGATGTCTGCATCGGGCCGCCACCTTCGTCGCAGAGTTATCTGAACATCTCGAGCATCGTCTCCGCGGCCGAGATCACAGGCGCCGATGCGATTCATCCCGGCTACGGCTTCCTGTCGGAGAACGCCCATTTCGCCGAGGTCCTGCGCGACTGCAAGATCGGCTGGATCGGTCCGCCACCGGAGGTCATTCGCCAGATGGGCGACAAAGCGAACGCCCGGCAGACCGCGGTCGCCGCGGGCGTCCCCGTCCTCCCGGGCAGCCAGGAACCGCTCGCGTCCGCCGAGGAGGCCCGGCAGCTCGCCGGCGAGATCGGTTACCCGGTGATTCTCAAGGCGGCGGCGGGCGGCGGTGGGCGCGGCATGCGGATCGTACGTACCGCCGACGAGATCGAAGGCCAGTTCGCGACCGCGTCCAAC is a genomic window of Thermoanaerobaculia bacterium containing:
- a CDS encoding tetratricopeptide repeat protein, with amino-acid sequence MPEPFSTEQLNQLRQRWERDPKSRAFLQLAEEYRRAGRLADAILVLRAGLREHPGYLAAQVALGRCLVETGDSVAAIEILERAVARDPTQLVANKLLVEAYIATGQASRARERLDLYRLFNDRDAEIELLASRIVALERLSPEPSAATRATTGATLSDPGEALFALPAIAALPAVNLEPIVPPPARSVDREGEPFGVLAHPGATRRIDEAFFEQGIFVLAPAEPAPVEPVVAAPLDWESASWPTGSAQLDSIDSMAPATALAPLAAVPALSEPEALPAAPEPIAEPVFEAAPELVLEPEPAPMPAMPPIAPIDLASPPETPQTASSTLGELYLSQGHLDEAEESFLSVLEARPGDSAALAGLESVRQQRGDESGAFAEEVANTEESNVIVGGLTARKAALLRDFLARIRRGAERHVS
- the accB gene encoding acetyl-CoA carboxylase biotin carboxyl carrier protein, whose product is MTYDQIKELIQIVSERHLHELEIERSGFRLKITGAAPAGAPVEYRVTAAPAAPLAMAYAPPGGVEAPGAAGPGSAPTAAAEAAPHLIASPIVGTFYSSPSPTADPFVRVGDRVRKGQVLCIVEAMKLMNEIECDVDGIVVDIHPRNAQPVEFGEPLFGIRLE